A portion of the Suricata suricatta isolate VVHF042 chromosome 11, meerkat_22Aug2017_6uvM2_HiC, whole genome shotgun sequence genome contains these proteins:
- the LOC115272522 gene encoding olfactory receptor 2D2-like produces MREANQTQVTEFLLLGLSDDPHTQKLLFILFLAVYLITVLANLLLMCLVQVDSRLHTPMYFFLCNLSLADLCFSTNIVPQALVHLHSQKKVISFTRCAAQAPALLIVASTDTHTAEMVIFFMGVVILLIPVSLILVSYSHIIVTVVRMKSAVRRLKAFSTCGSHLVVVILFYGSAIIIYMTPKSSKEQEKLVSVFYTMVTPMLNPLIYSLRNKDVKGALRKVATRNFSCRFEIFR; encoded by the exons atgAGAGAAGCAAATCAAACACAGGTGACGGAATTCCTCCTTCTGGGACTCTCTGATGACCCACACACCCAGAAGTTGCTATTCATTTTATTCCTGGCTGTCTACCTCATCACTGTGCTTGCAAATCTACTTCTCATGTGCCTTGTTCAGGTTGACTCCCGGCTTCACACacccatgtattttttcctctgcaACTTATCTCTAGCTGACCTCTGCTTTTCTACCAACATCGTTCCTCAAGCCCTAGTCCACCTGCATTCCCAGAAGAAGGTCATTTCATTCACACGTTGTGCAGCTCAG GCCCCTGCACTGTTGATCGTGGCATCCACAGACACTCACACTGCAGAGATGGTCATCTTCTTCATGGGTGTCGTGATTCTCCTCATACCTGTTTCCCTAATTCTGGTATCCTATAGTCACATCATTGTGACTGTGGTCAGGATGAAGTCAGCTGTGCGGAGGCTCAAGGCTTTCTCTACCTGTGGCTCCCACCTCGTGGTGGTTATCCTTTTTTATGGGTCAGCAATTATCATTTACATGACTCCAAAGTCTtccaaagaacaggaaaaactGGTGTCTGTGTTCTATACAATGGTGACACCCATGCTTAATCCCCTCATCTATAGCCTGAGAAACAAGGATGTGAAGGGCGCTCTGAGGAAAGTAGCCACAAGGAATTTCTCATGCAGGTTTGAAATCTTCCGCTGA